A single Streptomyces mirabilis DNA region contains:
- the eccD gene encoding type VII secretion integral membrane protein EccD: MSMTASATTTGAGGPGPGAPHGAGTGLGFCRVTIVAPDSRIDVALPDDIPVADIYPEILRLSQQSPAQGAPVGYHLVRRDGAVLDSSRSFAAQRILDGELLTLRPFSESLPPAVFDDVSEAVASAVTRERTLWSGDLTRAAGLVGGGVLPTLLAFVAWTADPRHDMHSLPGILAGVTGVLLVVLAAIRARIYDDRASAVALGLGALSNVGVAGSGLLSLAGGEGIGKLQFLLACAAVLVASVVLTLCSPRGDGPFVAFVFASAVALVVVFVALLVHWTPTEIAALCAPVAVGALAFLPGMSMRFARLPIGFDPPNAAPRSAYGADPAPPEPVDAERIEAQARRGHELLVGLVGGCALLAVGASAVLGFSDNVWGQLLAFATGVAMLMRAHLFRYTTQVAPVLAAGLGALVLLGLGLALNPPHALVRDALTGDRADLDIRTIWLVAAIAAAAALVTALGLILPRGGLTPFWGRFLEIAEGFVLLTLIPLALAVFDVYGAARSMTS; encoded by the coding sequence GTGAGCATGACGGCCTCCGCGACAACCACCGGAGCCGGAGGGCCGGGACCCGGAGCCCCTCACGGGGCGGGCACGGGCCTCGGCTTCTGCCGGGTCACCATCGTCGCGCCCGACAGCCGGATCGACGTGGCGCTGCCCGACGACATCCCGGTCGCCGACATCTATCCGGAGATCCTCAGGCTCTCCCAGCAGAGTCCCGCCCAGGGCGCTCCGGTCGGTTACCACCTCGTACGCCGCGACGGCGCGGTCCTCGACAGCTCGCGGTCGTTCGCCGCGCAGCGGATTCTCGACGGCGAACTCCTCACCCTGCGCCCCTTCTCCGAGTCGCTGCCCCCCGCCGTCTTCGACGACGTGTCAGAGGCGGTCGCATCCGCGGTCACCCGTGAACGCACTCTGTGGAGCGGCGACCTGACGCGCGCCGCGGGGCTCGTCGGCGGCGGTGTCCTGCCGACGCTGCTCGCCTTCGTTGCCTGGACCGCCGATCCGCGCCACGACATGCACAGCCTGCCCGGCATCCTCGCGGGCGTCACCGGTGTACTCCTCGTCGTCCTTGCCGCGATCCGTGCACGGATCTACGACGACCGGGCCTCCGCCGTCGCGCTGGGACTCGGCGCGCTCTCGAACGTGGGCGTGGCAGGCTCCGGGCTGCTGTCACTGGCGGGCGGCGAGGGCATCGGCAAGCTGCAGTTCCTGCTCGCCTGCGCCGCGGTGCTGGTGGCCTCGGTGGTCCTCACCCTGTGCTCGCCGCGTGGGGACGGCCCGTTCGTCGCCTTCGTGTTCGCCTCTGCCGTCGCCCTGGTCGTGGTGTTCGTGGCACTGCTCGTGCACTGGACGCCCACCGAGATCGCCGCGCTGTGCGCGCCCGTCGCCGTGGGAGCGCTGGCCTTCCTGCCGGGCATGTCCATGCGCTTCGCCCGGCTGCCGATCGGCTTCGACCCGCCGAACGCCGCTCCGCGCAGCGCGTACGGTGCCGATCCCGCCCCGCCGGAGCCGGTCGACGCCGAACGCATCGAGGCGCAGGCCCGCCGCGGCCACGAACTCCTCGTCGGGCTGGTGGGCGGCTGCGCGCTGCTGGCCGTCGGCGCCTCGGCGGTGCTCGGCTTCTCCGACAACGTCTGGGGGCAGCTGCTCGCCTTCGCCACCGGCGTCGCCATGCTGATGCGCGCCCACCTCTTCCGGTACACCACCCAGGTCGCGCCCGTCCTGGCCGCAGGTCTCGGCGCCCTCGTCCTGCTCGGCCTCGGCCTGGCGCTCAACCCGCCGCACGCTCTGGTGCGCGACGCCCTCACCGGCGACCGTGCGGACCTCGACATCCGCACGATCTGGCTCGTCGCGGCGATCGCGGCGGCGGCAGCGCTGGTCACCGCACTCGGCCTGATCCTGCCGCGCGGCGGCCTCACCCCGTTCTGGGGCCGCTTCCTGGAAATCGCCGAAGGCTTCGTACTGCTCACCCTGATTCCGCTGGCCCTCGCCGTCTTCGACGTGTACGGCGCAGCCCGGTCCATGACCAGCTGA
- the eccCa gene encoding type VII secretion protein EccCa → MSQIIVKRPPRALPSEVPTEEVVLQPPPELPRGHQESVLMQLLPTLGMGGSVVFFFTNGQPFMKIMGMVMIASTVAMSIAMVVRFRRGSQGQLADMRRDYLSYLSQTRRTALDTGKAQRDAQYYLHPSPEQLWALVAEGSRVWERRPGDEDFAQVRIGLGPQSLATPLVSPETGPVEQLEPLTAGAMQRFVATHGVLDALPMAVSLRAFYHVTVSGEPQSVRASARALTGSLASLHSPEDLTIVVAAGREELSHWEWAKWLPHVQLSDAVDGAGSRRLIGSDSRELEQLLATRLTGRPRFHPNAAPLPDEPHIVVVLDGLSLPPDSVLATPEGLQGVTVVEVVPGDLSGARGDLSIVVQPHALHLESGHGIVYEGTPDALSYESAEALARQLAPLRVASGGDDDEPLLANLEFTDLLNLGDAASVDTKRTWRARSLAERLRVPIGVGEDGRPVMLDLKEAAQEGMGPHGLCVGATGSGKSELLRTLVLGLAVTHSSETLNFVLADFKGGATFAGMAQMPHVAAVITNLADDLTLVDRMGDSIRGELNRRQEMLRDAGNYANIHDYEKARAAGAPLQPIPSLVLVIDEFSELLTAKPDFIEMFVQIGRIGRSLGVHLLLASQRLEEGRLRGLETYLSYRIGLRTFSAAESRAALGVPDAYELPNVPGSGFLKFGTDEMVRFKAAYVSGVYRTGPTRSSLGGALPVDRRPVLFTAAEVPVRYVAVPQQREETPETDDALADTVLDVIVRRLEAQGPAAHQVWLPPLDSPPSLDGLLPGLAAVQGRGLTQPGYEGAGRLVVPVGLVDKPYEQRRDPLWVDFSGAAGHMQIVGGPQSGKSTLLRSLIASFALTHTPHEVQFYGLDFGGGGMAAVAGLPHVGGVASRLDPEKVRRTVAEVYGVMTRREEYFRSSGISSIAEFRTKRARGQISVTDQPWGDVFLVIDGWGNFRADYEAVEGVVLDIAARGLGYGIHLVLTASRSMEVRANLKDHLMNRLELRLGDTMDSELDRKVAVNVPTGVPGRGQAPGKLHFMGAVPRIDGLTSDTDLADATAALATEVSRHWQAPGAPEVRLLPREFPAQQLPPGDHSPQRGVAFALDEDNLEPVFVDFEQDPFFLVFGESESGKSNLLRLLIKQLTERYSGDDCKLFVVDNRRSLLDVTPSTHLAEYIPMSNAMDHHMSALAELMQRRTPTADVTAQQLRERSWWRGPTVYVVVDDYDLVSTSSGNPLGGLTELLPFARDVGVRFIIARSSAGAGRAAYEPFMQRMRELGAQGVVLAGDPGEGDVLGGVRPRAMPAGRGVFVSRRRGKPLVQTGLMSVEY, encoded by the coding sequence GTGAGCCAAATCATCGTCAAGCGCCCACCTCGGGCGCTGCCGTCCGAAGTGCCCACGGAAGAGGTCGTCCTGCAGCCACCGCCGGAGCTTCCGCGCGGGCATCAGGAAAGCGTCCTCATGCAGCTGCTGCCGACGCTCGGCATGGGCGGCTCGGTGGTCTTCTTCTTCACGAACGGGCAGCCGTTCATGAAGATCATGGGCATGGTGATGATCGCGTCGACGGTGGCCATGTCCATCGCGATGGTGGTCCGCTTCCGTCGCGGCTCCCAGGGCCAGCTCGCGGACATGCGCCGCGACTATCTGAGCTATTTGTCGCAGACCCGACGCACGGCCCTGGACACGGGGAAGGCGCAGCGCGACGCCCAGTACTACCTGCACCCCTCCCCCGAGCAGCTGTGGGCGCTGGTCGCCGAGGGCAGCCGGGTGTGGGAACGGCGGCCGGGGGACGAGGACTTCGCCCAGGTGCGCATCGGCCTCGGTCCGCAGTCGCTGGCCACCCCGCTGGTCTCCCCCGAGACAGGTCCGGTCGAACAGCTGGAGCCGCTGACCGCAGGCGCGATGCAGCGTTTCGTGGCCACCCACGGCGTCCTGGACGCGCTGCCGATGGCAGTCTCGCTGCGCGCCTTCTACCACGTCACGGTCAGTGGTGAACCGCAGTCCGTGCGTGCCTCGGCGCGCGCTCTGACAGGTTCCCTGGCCTCGCTGCACTCGCCCGAGGACCTGACCATCGTGGTCGCCGCCGGGCGTGAGGAGCTCTCGCACTGGGAGTGGGCCAAGTGGCTGCCGCACGTGCAGCTCTCCGACGCGGTGGACGGCGCGGGCAGCCGCCGGCTGATCGGCAGTGACTCGCGCGAGCTGGAACAGCTGCTGGCCACCCGGCTGACAGGGCGCCCGCGCTTCCATCCGAACGCCGCTCCGCTCCCGGACGAACCGCACATCGTCGTCGTACTCGATGGCCTGTCGCTGCCGCCGGACTCCGTCCTGGCCACCCCCGAGGGACTGCAGGGGGTGACGGTCGTCGAGGTCGTCCCCGGCGACTTGTCCGGAGCCCGCGGTGACCTCTCCATCGTCGTGCAGCCGCACGCGCTGCATCTGGAGTCCGGGCACGGCATCGTCTACGAGGGCACACCGGACGCCCTCTCGTACGAGTCCGCGGAGGCGCTGGCGCGGCAGCTGGCGCCGCTGCGCGTGGCCTCGGGCGGAGACGACGACGAACCGCTGCTCGCCAACCTGGAGTTCACGGATCTGCTGAACCTCGGAGACGCGGCCTCGGTGGACACCAAGCGCACCTGGCGGGCGCGTTCGCTCGCCGAACGGCTGCGCGTGCCGATCGGTGTCGGCGAGGACGGGCGGCCCGTAATGCTGGACCTCAAGGAGGCCGCGCAGGAGGGCATGGGCCCGCACGGGCTGTGCGTGGGCGCGACGGGTTCGGGCAAGTCCGAGCTGCTGCGCACGCTGGTGCTGGGTCTGGCAGTGACGCACTCGTCGGAGACGCTGAACTTCGTCCTCGCGGACTTCAAGGGTGGTGCCACCTTTGCCGGGATGGCGCAGATGCCCCACGTGGCAGCCGTGATCACCAACCTGGCGGACGACCTGACGCTGGTCGACCGCATGGGCGACTCCATCCGCGGTGAGCTCAACCGCCGCCAGGAGATGCTGCGCGACGCGGGCAACTACGCGAACATCCACGACTACGAGAAGGCGCGGGCGGCCGGGGCACCGCTCCAGCCGATCCCGTCCCTCGTCCTGGTGATCGACGAGTTCAGTGAGCTGCTGACCGCCAAGCCGGACTTCATCGAGATGTTCGTGCAGATCGGCCGCATCGGCCGTTCGCTGGGCGTGCATCTGCTGCTGGCCTCGCAGCGCTTGGAGGAGGGCCGACTGCGCGGTCTGGAGACGTACCTCTCGTACCGGATCGGCCTGCGGACGTTCTCCGCCGCCGAGTCGCGTGCGGCACTGGGCGTCCCCGACGCGTACGAACTGCCGAACGTGCCCGGTTCCGGCTTCCTGAAGTTCGGCACCGACGAGATGGTGCGTTTCAAGGCGGCGTACGTCTCCGGGGTGTACCGCACGGGTCCGACCCGGTCCTCGCTCGGCGGCGCGCTGCCGGTGGACCGGCGGCCGGTGCTGTTCACCGCGGCGGAGGTGCCGGTGCGGTACGTCGCGGTGCCCCAGCAGCGCGAGGAGACGCCGGAGACGGACGACGCCCTGGCCGACACCGTGCTCGACGTGATCGTGCGCCGTCTGGAGGCGCAGGGCCCGGCGGCTCATCAGGTGTGGCTGCCGCCGCTGGACAGCCCGCCGTCACTGGACGGGCTGCTCCCGGGACTGGCCGCGGTGCAGGGGCGCGGGCTCACCCAGCCCGGCTACGAGGGGGCAGGACGGCTCGTCGTACCCGTCGGTCTCGTCGACAAGCCGTACGAGCAGCGTCGCGACCCGCTGTGGGTCGACTTCTCGGGCGCGGCCGGCCATATGCAGATCGTCGGCGGCCCGCAGTCCGGCAAGTCGACGCTGCTGCGCAGCCTGATCGCCTCCTTCGCCCTCACCCACACCCCGCACGAGGTGCAGTTCTACGGCCTCGACTTCGGCGGTGGCGGCATGGCGGCCGTGGCCGGACTGCCGCACGTCGGCGGGGTGGCCTCGCGCCTCGACCCGGAGAAGGTGCGGCGTACGGTCGCCGAGGTGTACGGCGTCATGACGCGCCGCGAGGAGTACTTCCGCTCCTCCGGCATCTCGTCGATCGCCGAGTTCCGCACGAAGCGGGCGCGCGGCCAGATCTCCGTGACCGACCAGCCGTGGGGTGACGTCTTCCTGGTCATCGACGGCTGGGGCAACTTCCGTGCGGACTACGAGGCCGTGGAGGGCGTCGTCCTGGACATCGCCGCACGGGGCCTCGGCTACGGCATCCACCTCGTCCTGACCGCGTCCAGGTCGATGGAGGTCCGGGCGAACCTCAAGGACCACCTGATGAACCGCCTGGAGCTGCGCCTCGGCGACACGATGGACTCCGAGCTGGACCGCAAGGTGGCGGTGAACGTCCCCACGGGCGTGCCCGGCCGCGGCCAGGCGCCGGGGAAGCTGCACTTCATGGGCGCCGTTCCGCGCATCGACGGTCTGACGTCGGACACGGACCTCGCCGACGCGACGGCGGCGCTGGCGACGGAGGTGTCCCGCCACTGGCAGGCGCCCGGCGCCCCCGAAGTCCGGCTGCTCCCGCGCGAGTTCCCGGCGCAGCAGCTGCCTCCGGGCGACCATTCCCCGCAGCGCGGCGTGGCCTTCGCGCTCGACGAGGACAACCTCGAACCCGTCTTCGTCGACTTCGAGCAGGACCCGTTCTTCCTCGTCTTCGGAGAGAGCGAGTCGGGCAAGTCGAACCTGCTGCGCCTGCTGATCAAGCAGCTGACCGAGCGCTACTCGGGCGACGACTGCAAGCTGTTCGTGGTCGACAACCGGCGCTCACTGCTGGACGTCACACCGTCCACGCACCTCGCCGAATACATCCCCATGTCCAACGCCATGGACCACCACATGAGCGCGCTGGCGGAGCTGATGCAACGCCGGACACCCACGGCGGACGTGACCGCACAGCAGCTACGGGAGCGGAGCTGGTGGCGCGGCCCGACGGTGTACGTCGTGGTCGACGACTACGACCTCGTGTCCACGTCGAGCGGGAACCCGCTGGGCGGTCTGACAGAACTGCTTCCGTTCGCACGGGATGTGGGCGTGCGGTTCATCATCGCCCGGTCGAGTGCCGGCGCGGGGCGCGCTGCGTACGAGCCGTTCATGCAGCGGATGAGGGAGCTGGGTGCGCAGGGTGTGGTGCTCGCCGGCGATCCGGGCGAGGGCGACGTCCTGGGCGGGGTGCGGCCTCGGGCGATGCCTGCGGGGCGGGGCGTCTTTGTCTCTCGTAGGCGGGGAAAGCCGTTGGTTCAGACCGGGTTGATGAGTGTGGAGTACTGA
- a CDS encoding DUF6571 family protein produces the protein MDLDTLRFGSFASLGTAIADWTRVVGNLETLEKNAREGLKGLADKANWAGVNATVSREFITKTAGEFTDAHTEASTIRNILKDTHEELVSYHEQLNEALSRGLKKNLTVMDTGNGSFTVTMNIHPDRAAKGTTVPDHSEQDVTELRDDVQRILGRATHSDETASEALRAIVEQAEYGFSGASYGDRDSATKALEDAEKYANLIKNKGDSMSPQEFDELNRNLAGYKNDPLFQERFATTLGPKGTLDFWADLSDPSDGGDLQRARLDQLGEFQKNLSLTLAGATQSDSPAMRHWENDMVQLGDDPIQTRGTQVYGFQLMSNLMRVGDYNDAFLNKYGDALVSTEKKMKLPDHYWNGGVGGPPMPKTNFMGDEFGRDPMTGFMTALSNSPDAATDFFNRTEPQDNAEWVLKDRPTFDDTPLNSHDGNQSRDATGNALVAATTGVNPNDPHAVPVEHTAENRHVLDRSLKIISGVGDDFAPEMRDDMAKVLVNYGDEVNHTASSLADDHSDPRQLDRHQLLEVTKQVSRDQNAYGILNDGLNREMVRDIYADHPSDPKETLLRAGHTVGFLEEARYQALKTDKHDPSWDAKWLYHGFGGAVNFIPVVGDAAQRGVDALAYQWQLDEQARINEETARQNGEVFTARENQLQKLADLWMDANPNHDNNNRYTITSEINGAAFDGNGRAQGLAGDQ, from the coding sequence ATGGATCTGGATACGCTCCGTTTCGGGAGCTTCGCGTCGCTCGGTACTGCCATAGCCGACTGGACTCGGGTTGTGGGGAACCTGGAGACCCTTGAGAAGAACGCTCGTGAAGGACTCAAAGGCCTTGCGGACAAAGCCAATTGGGCCGGCGTGAACGCCACTGTTTCGCGCGAGTTCATCACCAAGACGGCGGGCGAGTTCACTGACGCCCACACCGAGGCCAGCACCATCCGTAACATCCTCAAGGACACCCACGAGGAGCTCGTCAGCTACCACGAGCAGCTCAACGAGGCGTTATCACGCGGGCTCAAGAAGAACCTGACAGTGATGGACACCGGCAACGGCTCCTTCACCGTCACCATGAACATCCATCCCGATCGCGCTGCCAAGGGAACCACGGTCCCTGATCACAGCGAACAGGATGTGACCGAGCTGCGCGATGACGTCCAGCGCATTCTCGGCAGAGCCACGCACAGCGACGAGACCGCGTCCGAGGCGCTTCGCGCAATCGTCGAGCAGGCCGAGTACGGGTTCTCCGGCGCCTCGTACGGCGACAGGGATTCTGCGACCAAGGCCCTGGAGGACGCCGAGAAGTACGCGAACCTCATCAAGAACAAGGGAGATTCAATGTCTCCCCAGGAATTTGATGAACTCAACCGGAATCTCGCCGGCTACAAGAACGACCCTCTCTTTCAGGAGAGGTTCGCCACCACCCTCGGCCCGAAAGGGACGTTGGATTTCTGGGCCGACCTCTCCGACCCCTCGGACGGCGGCGATCTGCAGCGGGCGCGCCTCGATCAGCTCGGCGAGTTCCAAAAGAATCTCAGTCTCACTCTCGCAGGAGCGACACAGTCGGATTCCCCTGCGATGCGGCACTGGGAGAACGACATGGTCCAGCTGGGTGACGATCCCATCCAGACCCGTGGAACACAGGTCTACGGTTTCCAGCTGATGAGCAACCTTATGCGGGTCGGGGATTACAATGACGCGTTCTTGAACAAGTACGGTGACGCCCTGGTGTCAACCGAGAAGAAGATGAAGCTGCCGGACCACTACTGGAACGGTGGCGTGGGCGGACCTCCCATGCCCAAGACGAACTTCATGGGCGACGAGTTCGGCCGGGATCCTATGACCGGATTCATGACAGCTCTCTCGAACAGCCCCGACGCCGCCACCGACTTCTTCAACAGGACCGAGCCCCAGGACAACGCTGAATGGGTCCTCAAGGATCGCCCCACATTCGACGACACCCCGCTGAACAGCCACGACGGAAACCAGTCGCGTGACGCGACAGGGAATGCCCTCGTCGCCGCGACCACGGGCGTCAACCCCAACGACCCCCACGCCGTTCCCGTGGAGCACACGGCCGAGAACCGGCACGTCCTCGATCGCTCACTGAAGATCATCTCGGGTGTGGGCGACGACTTCGCTCCCGAGATGCGTGATGACATGGCCAAAGTGCTGGTGAACTACGGCGACGAGGTCAATCACACCGCAAGTTCCCTCGCAGACGATCACAGCGACCCAAGACAGCTCGATCGACATCAGCTGTTGGAAGTGACAAAGCAGGTGTCACGTGATCAGAACGCCTACGGCATACTCAACGACGGCCTGAACCGGGAGATGGTGCGCGACATCTACGCGGACCATCCGAGCGATCCGAAGGAAACGCTGCTCCGGGCAGGGCACACCGTCGGCTTCCTCGAAGAAGCCCGCTATCAGGCCTTGAAGACAGACAAGCACGACCCTTCATGGGACGCCAAGTGGCTGTATCACGGCTTCGGTGGTGCCGTGAACTTCATCCCGGTTGTCGGTGATGCCGCGCAGCGAGGCGTCGACGCCCTTGCCTACCAATGGCAATTGGACGAGCAAGCACGCATCAACGAGGAGACGGCCCGACAGAACGGCGAAGTCTTCACCGCACGGGAGAACCAACTGCAGAAACTGGCCGACCTGTGGATGGACGCCAACCCGAACCACGACAACAACAACAGATACACGATCACATCCGAGATCAACGGCGCCGCCTTCGACGGCAATGGCCGTGCTCAGGGACTGGCAGGCGACCAGTGA
- a CDS encoding YrhB domain-containing protein, protein MDRPDQRAAAWLAHTYRGLVELSVPHPVHETSTAWMFACRTLNQPGYPATPMLAASVVVPKDGSSPFHPSASDPLADLDPAGQQKAAARVADQARRINARGCVVTVHSAIDGAQSTPLPWQPSDEAPGWWARLTRRYFPAFEQVAVSDWDSVIRAVAEPGPDTRGLVWVRRELGGAEATGNLLYAHNHKGQVVFLDAQVGGLAKLERSALRELVLMRAVPRAHPPRRPWEAEAYDYPSALRKAQLWLHQAYHGEVELVDPAPQDEIRRGWVFACNTKRYLRDGRRQDAMLDAALVVPREAAAPFGLPNSDPWTWLQRWDAGETPGSAGFPVSPPPGYAAWFEPTLSGLGPVLSATEHADWATVMDELSGFPVEARAVIWVRRVDARGRESVGRLLNAVHTAQGVMLVDGSTDSAVAFDQVGIRGLHVIRYR, encoded by the coding sequence ATGGACCGCCCCGACCAGCGGGCCGCGGCCTGGCTGGCCCACACCTACCGCGGCCTCGTCGAACTGTCCGTCCCCCATCCGGTGCACGAGACCTCCACCGCCTGGATGTTCGCCTGCCGCACCCTGAACCAGCCGGGCTACCCCGCCACGCCCATGCTGGCGGCCTCGGTCGTGGTCCCGAAGGACGGGAGTTCGCCGTTCCACCCGTCGGCCAGCGATCCCCTCGCGGACCTGGACCCGGCCGGCCAGCAGAAAGCGGCCGCGAGGGTCGCCGACCAGGCCCGCAGGATCAACGCGCGCGGTTGCGTGGTGACCGTGCACTCCGCCATTGACGGCGCTCAGTCGACCCCGTTGCCCTGGCAGCCGTCCGACGAGGCCCCCGGCTGGTGGGCCAGGCTCACGCGGCGCTACTTCCCGGCCTTCGAGCAGGTGGCAGTGAGCGACTGGGACTCGGTGATCAGGGCGGTGGCCGAACCGGGCCCGGACACCCGAGGTCTGGTCTGGGTCCGCCGGGAACTGGGCGGCGCCGAGGCGACCGGCAATCTGCTGTACGCGCACAACCACAAGGGCCAGGTCGTGTTCCTGGACGCCCAGGTAGGGGGTCTGGCCAAGCTCGAGCGGTCCGCGCTGCGCGAGTTGGTCCTCATGCGAGCCGTGCCTCGGGCACACCCCCCGCGCCGGCCCTGGGAAGCGGAGGCATACGACTACCCGTCCGCGCTCCGCAAGGCGCAGCTCTGGCTGCACCAGGCATATCACGGAGAAGTCGAACTGGTCGATCCCGCACCGCAGGACGAGATCCGGCGCGGCTGGGTCTTCGCGTGCAACACAAAACGCTATCTGCGCGACGGACGCCGGCAGGACGCCATGCTCGACGCCGCGCTGGTCGTACCCAGGGAAGCTGCTGCTCCGTTCGGCCTTCCCAACTCAGACCCATGGACCTGGCTGCAACGCTGGGATGCCGGCGAGACTCCCGGATCCGCGGGATTCCCCGTCTCGCCGCCTCCCGGTTACGCGGCATGGTTCGAACCCACGCTGTCCGGCCTGGGGCCCGTGCTCTCCGCGACCGAACACGCGGACTGGGCAACGGTGATGGACGAACTCTCGGGTTTCCCGGTCGAAGCCCGAGCCGTGATCTGGGTCCGTCGAGTCGACGCGCGCGGCCGGGAGTCCGTCGGCCGGCTGCTGAACGCGGTGCACACGGCGCAGGGCGTGATGCTGGTCGACGGTTCCACGGATTCTGCCGTGGCGTTCGACCAGGTCGGAATCCGTGGTCTGCACGTCATCCGTTATCGCTGA
- a CDS encoding serine protease yields MLSKSEAVELAAVFVKAMYPDKVASLVMLPDKCEEYGFGWAIRFDWKEHLETGNPVDAPFTSVVVVPHHGEAAHWPPTALPVAEYMRRREVGDWPNADRRSGGY; encoded by the coding sequence ATGTTGAGCAAGTCCGAAGCAGTCGAATTGGCCGCCGTATTCGTCAAGGCGATGTATCCGGACAAGGTGGCTTCCTTGGTGATGCTCCCGGACAAGTGCGAGGAGTACGGCTTCGGCTGGGCCATTCGGTTCGACTGGAAGGAGCACCTCGAGACGGGGAATCCCGTGGATGCGCCGTTCACCTCCGTCGTCGTCGTGCCACACCATGGTGAGGCGGCGCATTGGCCGCCGACCGCACTTCCAGTGGCCGAGTACATGCGCCGACGCGAGGTGGGCGACTGGCCGAACGCCGACCGGCGCTCCGGGGGCTACTGA
- a CDS encoding putative T7SS-secreted protein — MGLGDLVNAGLGKLEDGVDAGKKLVGEGVEWGAHKVGDGLEAVGADGWADKVEDIGDNIASDLGASVGEQQLGQTDQANELVHGDPASIRAAAKHLTGFHTAFDSVGQGMRSLDSSHWKGESADTFREKFAMHPPKWLHAADACEAAGKALDSYADTVKWAQGQAQDAIDLYKKGKKASEQAVEAYNKRVDAYNAAIKADKDPGPPLEQFKDPGRSDIQSARQILADARRQRDEAGRVATQAITAALKHAPAEPPPLDRLESDALDGYGALNTEVLHFTGGVIKGSAGLINFVRGLNPEDPYNITHPADYLQHVSMTLSGLVSTAAHPERVPEALIDSFKKDPSEALGRLVPQLIGTDGAGLAVGGLRTAVREGVETGAANMATNGLKYGDELAAAPKDWSNLARSTDHVSEKAIHADSVDPKLAQEFTDDQFPWLKDVNNTGHPGYTQNCSHNVDAVNRNLDGEQVSAAPKQSPDHVPPEVLGLKDRPKGHYDMVKSYDDIIRDLQARGEGSRSVMYISRSDGSAHVFNAVNTPHGVVFLDGQSGTLGVLEKNVSSIGHIPYRDGVK; from the coding sequence ATGGGGCTCGGGGATCTGGTCAACGCCGGGCTGGGCAAGCTCGAGGACGGCGTCGACGCGGGCAAGAAGCTCGTCGGTGAGGGCGTCGAGTGGGGCGCCCACAAGGTCGGAGACGGTCTGGAGGCCGTCGGAGCCGACGGCTGGGCCGACAAGGTCGAGGACATCGGCGACAACATCGCCTCCGACCTGGGCGCGAGCGTCGGAGAGCAGCAGCTCGGCCAGACCGACCAGGCGAACGAGCTGGTGCACGGCGATCCGGCGTCCATCCGGGCCGCCGCTAAGCACCTGACGGGCTTCCACACCGCCTTCGACTCGGTCGGCCAGGGAATGCGCTCGCTGGACTCCTCGCACTGGAAGGGCGAGTCCGCCGACACCTTCCGCGAGAAGTTCGCCATGCATCCCCCCAAGTGGCTGCACGCCGCGGACGCCTGCGAGGCCGCAGGCAAGGCGCTGGACAGCTACGCGGACACGGTCAAGTGGGCGCAGGGTCAGGCCCAGGACGCCATCGACCTGTACAAGAAGGGCAAGAAGGCCTCCGAGCAGGCGGTGGAGGCGTACAACAAGCGCGTCGACGCGTACAACGCCGCAATCAAGGCGGACAAGGACCCCGGGCCGCCCCTGGAGCAGTTCAAGGACCCCGGCCGCAGCGATATCCAGAGCGCCCGCCAGATCCTGGCGGACGCGCGCCGCCAGCGGGACGAAGCCGGTCGTGTCGCCACGCAGGCGATCACCGCGGCCTTGAAGCACGCCCCGGCCGAGCCGCCGCCGCTCGACAGGCTGGAGTCCGACGCGCTCGACGGCTACGGCGCGCTCAACACCGAGGTCCTCCACTTCACAGGCGGAGTGATCAAGGGGAGCGCGGGACTGATCAACTTCGTCCGCGGCCTGAACCCCGAAGACCCTTACAACATCACTCATCCTGCCGATTACCTGCAGCACGTCAGCATGACTTTGTCGGGTCTGGTCTCGACGGCCGCGCACCCGGAGCGCGTTCCCGAAGCCCTCATCGACAGCTTCAAGAAGGACCCCTCGGAAGCCCTCGGCAGGCTCGTTCCTCAGCTCATCGGCACCGACGGCGCGGGGCTGGCGGTAGGCGGCCTGCGGACCGCGGTCAGGGAGGGGGTGGAGACCGGTGCGGCGAACATGGCCACCAACGGGCTGAAGTACGGCGACGAACTCGCCGCCGCGCCGAAGGACTGGAGCAATCTCGCCCGCAGCACGGACCATGTGTCCGAGAAGGCGATCCACGCCGACTCGGTGGATCCGAAACTCGCCCAGGAATTCACTGACGATCAGTTTCCCTGGCTCAAGGACGTCAATAACACGGGACATCCCGGCTACACCCAGAACTGCAGTCACAATGTGGATGCCGTGAACAGGAATCTGGACGGCGAACAGGTCAGCGCGGCCCCGAAGCAGAGTCCCGATCACGTGCCGCCGGAGGTGCTCGGGCTCAAGGACAGGCCCAAGGGCCACTACGACATGGTCAAGAGCTACGATGACATCATTCGCGACCTGCAGGCCAGGGGCGAGGGTTCGAGGAGCGTCATGTACATCAGCCGCTCCGATGGTTCGGCGCATGTGTTCAACGCGGTGAACACCCCGCACGGAGTGGTTTTCCTCGACGGCCAGTCCGGGACCCTGGGAGTACTCGAAAAGAATGTGTCGTCGATCGGCCATATTCCATATCGCGACGGAGTCAAGTAA